The following nucleotide sequence is from Thermogemmatispora onikobensis.
GATCGTGCTCCATAGTAGCCTTCTGCTCAAACTAACCTCTCCCAGTTTAGATTATACGCTACAAATGGGTTGTTGCCAGCCCGTCTCTCCAGCCGGGCTGATCTGCCCTGGCTTCTTGACGGGCCTTAGCTCCGGGAAGCTCTTCTGTGGGACCGGGTTCCTCACCTCGCAGCATGCGGCTGGTGCCCTGCGAAAGCTGTCCCCTCACCCCGTTCAGCTCCGCCAGAAAATATGGTAAGCTGTTCGTGAGGCGGATGCGCCTGCACCAGGCAGCTTCCCTGTCTCCTGCCCTAGCGGCAGCGAGCGCTGGCAGCTTGACAGATGCGGTAGATTGCGCACGCTCAGATTGGAGGGTAAGACACGATGTCTATGCTTCAGAACGAGACCTTCAGCAAAGTGGGCAAAGGGGCAAGAGAAACCTTGGGCGGCTTCAAAGCCTTTATTCTGCGCGGCAATGTGGTTGATCTGGCCGTTGGTATCGTCATCGGCGCCGCTTTCACTAACCTGGTCAACGCCATCGTCAGCGGCCTGATTACCCCCTTGATCGGCCTCTTCGGCGGCTTCGATTTTTCAGGTCTGAACGCCGGTCGTTTTGCTTTCGGGACCGTCATCAACAGCGCGGTCAGCTTCCTTATTGTGGCGGCAGTGCTCTATTTCTTGATCGTTTTACCAGTCAGCAAGCTGATGGCTCGCCACAAGAAGGGTGTGCCGGAGGAGAGCGCCACCCGCGAGTGTCCCTATTGCTTGAGCAGCATCCCGGTGGGGGCCCGTCGCTGCGCTTACTGCACCTCAGAGCTGGGCCACAGTGAGCCTTCTTCAGCCTCGGTGGCTGGCTCCTGACACACGCTCTTTCCTGCTCGCCAGCTCAGCCAGTGAACATGAGCAAGCAAGCAGGGAACTGAGCCGAATCTCTTTCTGCCCTGCTTGAGAAGGGAGTATTTTCTGCCTCCTTCCTCGCCTGGCAGGAGATTCGTGCTATACTAATCTACGGAATCCGAGGGCAATGCTAAGCGTGTGATCAGGCAAACGCCAGGTCAGAGGAGGGCCAAAGCTGGGACAGAAGCGCCTGTCTGGGTCAGGCCAACCCAGTGGCGGCCTGGCCGCGAGCAGAGCGGGTTACTCTCTCTGCTGGCCCGCGAAGGGAACGGCGCAGTAGACCGGCGTGGCCTGGTCACTTCTGTGCTAGGCCAGTTGTGGATTCGCTAGGCCCGCAAGCCCTGGAGAGGCGGCCTGACTTAGTTCTTTGTTGAGGAAGGAAACGGAGCGCTTAGGATGTCATCGTCATCTGCGTCGGGGCCACTACGGCTGGAAGACTGGATTAGAGATATTCCCGATTTCCCTCAGAAGGGCGTGCTCTTTCGCGATATTACCCCCCTTCTGCAAAATCCCGAGGCTTTCCGCGCCGCCATCGATCGCCTGGCAGCCCATTACTCCGGTGCGGGCATT
It contains:
- the mscL gene encoding large conductance mechanosensitive channel protein MscL gives rise to the protein MSMLQNETFSKVGKGARETLGGFKAFILRGNVVDLAVGIVIGAAFTNLVNAIVSGLITPLIGLFGGFDFSGLNAGRFAFGTVINSAVSFLIVAAVLYFLIVLPVSKLMARHKKGVPEESATRECPYCLSSIPVGARRCAYCTSELGHSEPSSASVAGS